The Ahaetulla prasina isolate Xishuangbanna chromosome 4, ASM2864084v1, whole genome shotgun sequence genome has a window encoding:
- the LOC131197246 gene encoding histone H2B 8-like, protein MPEPAKAAPAPKKGSKKAVTKTQKKGDKKRKKTRKESYSIYVYKVLKQVHPDTGISSKAMSIMNSFVNDIFERIAAEASRLAHYNKRSTITSREIQTAVRLLLPGELAKHAVSEGTKAVTKYTSSK, encoded by the coding sequence ATGCCTGAGCCGGCTAAGGCTGCTCCCGCGCCCAAGAAGGGCTCCAAGAAAGCCGTCACTAAAACCCAGAAGAAAGGGGATAAGAAACGCAAGAAGACCCGCAAGGAGAGCTACTCCATCTATGTCTATAAGGTGCTGAAGCAGGTCCATCCCGACACCGGCATCTCCTCCAAGGCCATGAGCATCATGAACTCCTTCGTCAACGACATCTTCGAGCGCATCGCGGCTGAGGCTTCCCGCCTGGCTCACTACAACAAGCGCTCCACCATCACCTCCCGGGAGATCCAGACGGCCGTCCGCCTCCTGCTGCCCGGAGAGCTGGCCAAGCACGCCGTCTCCGAGGGCACCAAGGCCGTCACCAAATACACCAGCTCCAAGTAA
- the LOC131197244 gene encoding histone H2A type 2-C-like, giving the protein MSGRGKQGGKARAKAKTRSSRAGLQFPVGRVHRLLRKGNYAERVGAGAPVYLAAVLEYLTAEILELAGNAARDNKKTRIIPRHLQLAIRNDEELNKLLGKVTIAQGGVLPNIQAVLLPKKTESHKAKGK; this is encoded by the coding sequence ATGTCTGGACGCGGCAAGCAAGGAGGCAAAGCCCGGGCTAAGGCCAAGACTCGCTCTTCCCGCGCCGGGCTCCAGTTCCCCGTGGGCCGCGTGCATCGCCTGCTCCGCAAGGGCAACTACGCCGAGAGAGTGGGAGCCGGAGCTCCCGTCTACCTGGCCGCGGTGCTGGAATACCTGACGGCCGAAATCTTGGAGCTGGCGGGCAACGCGGCCCGGGACAACAAGAAGACGCGGATCATCCCGCGCCACTTGCAGCTGGCCATCCGCAATGACGAGGAGCTGAACAAGCTGCTGGGCAAAGTCACCATCGCCCAGGGAGGCGTCCTGCCCAACATCCAAGCCGTCCTGCTGCCCAAGAAGACCGAGAGCCACAAGGCCAAAGGGAAGTAG